Proteins encoded in a region of the candidate division KSB1 bacterium genome:
- the rocF gene encoding arginase: protein MKIEMIGLPLDLGANRRGVDMAPSAIRIAGITERLEKIGHEIKDDGDLEVFVPEVLKIENPKLKYLPEITKSVTHLADEVSRTLENGRFPLVLGGDHSIAVGSISGAARFFKSKNKKLGVIWIDAHGDMNTHETTLSGNIHGMSFAAVLGKGCKELVNVGGQFRKVHPEDAVLVGARNLDPKEQNLIRDSGITVYTMEEIDRRGICEVMSEAVEIATRHSDTLHVSLDMDALDPREAPGVGTPVRGGLSYREAHTSMEIIASCKRLCSLEVVEVNPILDIRNTTAEVAAELVESALGKRII, encoded by the coding sequence ATGAAAATCGAAATGATTGGACTTCCCTTAGATTTGGGAGCCAACCGGCGCGGTGTGGACATGGCCCCTTCTGCCATTCGAATCGCAGGAATTACTGAACGGCTTGAAAAAATTGGTCATGAAATTAAAGATGACGGAGACCTCGAGGTCTTCGTTCCGGAGGTGCTAAAAATTGAGAATCCAAAATTAAAATATCTTCCGGAGATAACAAAGTCGGTAACCCACCTGGCCGATGAAGTCAGCCGAACTCTTGAAAACGGCCGATTCCCCCTGGTGCTCGGCGGCGATCATTCAATAGCGGTAGGCTCGATCAGCGGGGCAGCGAGATTTTTTAAAAGCAAAAACAAAAAACTCGGAGTCATTTGGATCGATGCGCACGGAGATATGAACACCCACGAAACGACTTTAAGCGGCAACATTCACGGCATGTCTTTCGCGGCAGTTCTCGGCAAAGGGTGTAAAGAATTGGTAAATGTCGGAGGTCAATTTCGAAAAGTACATCCGGAGGACGCAGTGCTCGTTGGCGCTCGTAATTTAGATCCGAAAGAGCAGAACTTAATTCGTGATTCCGGAATCACCGTTTATACAATGGAGGAAATCGACCGGCGCGGCATTTGTGAAGTCATGAGCGAAGCAGTAGAAATCGCGACTCGACACTCAGACACTTTGCACGTAAGCCTGGATATGGACGCACTCGACCCCCGAGAAGCACCCGGAGTCGGCACCCCGGTAAGGGGCGGCTTAAGCTATCGCGAGGCACATACTTCCATGGAAATTATTGCAAGCTGCAAACGCCTTTGCTCGCTGGAAGTGGTTGAAGTCAACCCGATTCTGGATATCCGAAATACGACCGCGGAAGTGGCTGCTGAACTGGTAGAGAGTGCTTTGGGAAAGAGGATTATTTAA